From a region of the Gossypium raimondii isolate GPD5lz chromosome 10, ASM2569854v1, whole genome shotgun sequence genome:
- the LOC105776875 gene encoding probable methyltransferase PMT3 → MRGRSDGGQKKRLIASLCAVVIFLGFLYVYYGSSSRGAADLGYGSKSLRKLGSSYLGGDDDTDGKQYESSTKFRQDEGEDIVPKTFPVCDDRHSELIPCLDRHLIYQMRLKLDLSVMEHYERHCPPPERKYNCLIPPPPGYKVPIKWPQSRDEVWKANIPHTHLAHEKSDQNWMVVQGEKIVFPGGGTHFHYGADKYIASIANMLNFSHNNLNNEGRIRTVLDVGCGVASFGAYLLSSDIIAMSLAPNDVHQNQIQFALERGIPAYLGVLGTKRLPYPSRSFELAHCSRCRIDWLQRDGILLLELDRLLRPGGYFAYSSPEAYAQDEEDLRIWREMSALVGRMCWRIAAKRNQTVIWQKPLTNDCYMEREPGTNPPLCRSDDDPDAVWGVPMEACITPYSDHDQKAKGSGLAPWPARLTAPPPRLADFGYSSEMFEKDTETWRHRVESYWNLLSPKIEDDTSRNLMDMKANWGSFAAALKSKNVWVMNVVPEDGPNTLKVIYDRGLIGTTHNWCEAFSTYPRTYDLLHAWTVFSDIKKKGCSAEDLLLEMDRILRPSGFVIIRDKQPVIDFVKKYLSALHWEAVATADSDNEGDDIVFIIQKKLWLTSESLRNSE, encoded by the exons ATGAGGGGAAGATCTGATGGAGGCCAAAAGAAGCGATTAATCGCCTCTCTCTGTGCTGTGGTGATCTTTCTTGGTTTTCTTTATGTATATTATGGATCGTCAAGCCGTGGTGCTGCAGATCTAGGATATGGCAGCAAATCTTTGAGAAAACTTGGATCATCTTACTTGGGTGGAGATGATGACACTGATGGGAAGCAATATGAATCTTCAACAAAATTCAGACAGGATGAAGGAGAAGACATCGTACCAAAAACTTTCCCT GTTTGTGACGATCGTCATTCAGAATTGATTCCCTGCTTAGACAGACATTTAATATACCAAATGAGATTAAAGCTGGACTTGTCTGTGATGGAGCACTACGAACGTCACTGCCCTCCTCCTGAAAGGAAATACAATTGCTTAATTCCTCCTCCTCCAGGATACAAG GTCCCAATTAAGTGGCCTCAAAGCAGAGATGAAGTATGGAAGGCAAATATTCCCCATACACACCTTGCACATGAGAAATCTGACCAGAACTGGATGGTTGTACAAGGTGAAAAGATAGTATTTCCAGGGGGAGGAACCCATTTTCACTATGGAGCTGACAAGTATATTGCTTCGATTGCAAAT ATGCTCAACTTTTCAcacaacaatttaaataatgaagGAAGAATACGAACAGTTCTTGATGTTGGTTGCGGTGTCGCAAGTTTTGGAGCATATCTTCTTTCTTCTGATATTATAGCAATGTCATTAGCACCCAATGATGTGCATCAAAACCAAATCCAATTTGCCCTGGAAAGAGGAATTCCTGCATATCTTGGTGTTCTAGGGACCAAAAGGCTCCCTTACCCGAGCAGATCATTTGAACTTGCTCACTGTTCTCGCTGTAGGATTGATTGGCTTCAAAGGGATGGGATTCTTCTTCTTGAGCTAGACCGGTTACTTAGACCTGGAGGCTATTTTGCCTATTCATCTCCAGAAGCTTATGCACAAGACGAAGAAGATCTTCGGATATGGAGAGAGATGAGTGCCCTTGTGGGCCGTATGTGTTGGAGAATAGCTGCAAAGAGGAACCAAACTGTCATTTGGCAAAAACCTTTAACAAATGATTGTTATATGGAAAGAGAACCTGGTACAAATCCCCCCCTCTGCCGCTCTGATGATGATCCAGATGCAGTTTGGGGTGTACCAATGGAAGCTTGTATCACTCCTTACTCTGACC ATGACCAAAAGGCCAAGGGGAGTGGATTGGCTCCGTGGCCGGCCAGATTGACAGCTCCTCCTCCTAGACTTGCTGATTTTGGTTATTCAagtgaaatgtttgaaaaagaCACG GAAACTTGGCGTCATCGGGTTGAGAGCTATTGGAATCTCTTGAGTCCAAAGATTGAGGATGACACTTCGAGAAATTTGATGGACATGAAAGCAAACTGGGGATCATTTGCAGCTGCTCTTAAAAGCAAGAATGTTTGGGTGATGAATGTTGTCCCGGAGGATGGACCAAACACACTTAAGGTGATATATGACAGAGGTCTGATTGGCACTACTCATAACTG GTGTGAAGCCTTTTCCACATACCCTCGAACCTATGATTTACTTCATGCTTGGACTGTCTTTTCTGATATCAAGAAGAAAGGCTGCAGTGCCGAGGATTTGTTACTCGAGATGGATCGTATTCTCCGTCCAAGTGGATTCGTTATCATCCGGGACAAACAACCAGTGATAGATTTCGTAAAGAAATATTTATCAGCTTTGCACTGGGAAGCCGTAGCAACAGCTGATTCAGATAATGAGGGGGATGACATTGTTTTTATCATCCAAAAGAAATTGTGGCTGACAAGTGAAAGCCTCAGGAATTCTGAATAG